A window of the SAR202 cluster bacterium genome harbors these coding sequences:
- a CDS encoding tetratricopeptide repeat protein: MTQDRHQHGQQEGHQAAAHPAGAVEELQRRVEELSAAMDERPNDAELYYQRGVLYGQLVEPLAAIRDFNSCVKLDPKRADAFYNRGLAYIHLREHLAAVQDFTETIKLDPKNVDAYNNRAGAFYEMGRMEQAKKDADEALRLNPKQGSAYAIRAIANSALGHGDDAKGDATKARELGFDGHLLYHLMERAKKGPRV; encoded by the coding sequence GTGACCCAGGATAGACATCAGCATGGGCAACAAGAAGGGCATCAGGCGGCGGCGCATCCGGCGGGGGCTGTCGAGGAGCTTCAGCGGCGGGTGGAGGAGCTGAGCGCAGCCATGGACGAACGCCCAAACGACGCTGAATTGTATTACCAGCGAGGCGTGCTATACGGGCAGTTGGTGGAGCCGCTGGCGGCGATTCGGGACTTCAATAGCTGCGTGAAGCTGGACCCGAAGCGGGCGGACGCTTTTTACAATCGAGGGCTGGCGTATATACACCTGCGGGAGCACCTGGCGGCAGTGCAGGATTTTACCGAGACGATTAAGCTGGACCCTAAGAATGTGGATGCGTATAACAATCGCGCAGGGGCGTTTTACGAGATGGGGAGGATGGAGCAGGCGAAGAAGGACGCGGACGAGGCGCTGAGGCTGAACCCGAAGCAGGGGTCAGCGTACGCCATCAGGGCCATCGCGAATTCAGCGCTGGGGCACGGTGACGACGCAAAGGGGGACGCCACCAAGGCGCGGGAGCTGGGGTTTGACGGGCACCTGCTGTATCACCTGATGGAGCGGGCGAAGAAGGGGCCGAGGGTGTAG